A region of uncultured Desulfobacter sp. DNA encodes the following proteins:
- a CDS encoding Hsp70 family protein → MTDGRYIVGIDLGTTNCVVAYSDMQAERAPREMAKIELFRIEQLTGPGVVESRDSLPSFLYVKEGHEASSSSLQLPWQEEGTVTVAGEFARERGAEVPHKLISSAKSWLCNPAVDRESSILPWDTTKEIEKLSPVQASCELLRHIKNAWNHEIAADDPSLCLENQSIYLTVPASFDAVARELTVKAAHMAGLKDIVLIEEPQSAFYAWIDKAGDTWRDQVEKGDLVLVCDIGGGTSDFSLIEVNEDDDGLLNLERVAVGNHLLVGGDNLDLTLSYFLAAKLREKNQKLDAWQMRGLVHSCRKAKEQLFSSQGPDEYPVTVLGRGSGLIKGTIKVSLKLEDIQQVVLDGFFPACSLDDRPAGSSAAGMKEFGLSYEADPGITRHLARFISSHKDDQGNPRLPTAVIFNGGVMKSVLIRERVLSVLKQWHASFGSGEIREIDAVDFDLSVAWGASYYGQAARGDGIKIRGGLGMSYYMAIEAAMPAIPGLPMPTRALCIAPFGMEEGTQAESKDRLFSLVVGEKVTFDIMSSPDRQDDPLGAVIDNWEDMGITELTTIETELDGTGTDQGYIPVTFEVKVTEIGTLEFWACSRDDDRKWRLELNVRPKSDGE, encoded by the coding sequence GTGACAGATGGCCGATATATCGTTGGAATAGACCTTGGGACAACAAATTGCGTGGTGGCCTACTCAGATATGCAGGCGGAAAGAGCGCCCAGGGAAATGGCAAAAATAGAGCTTTTTAGAATTGAGCAGCTGACAGGCCCCGGTGTGGTTGAATCAAGAGACAGCCTTCCCTCTTTTCTCTATGTCAAGGAGGGGCATGAGGCTTCTTCGAGTTCCCTGCAGTTGCCGTGGCAGGAAGAGGGAACGGTTACTGTGGCCGGTGAATTTGCCAGGGAACGCGGTGCCGAGGTGCCCCATAAACTCATCTCTTCGGCAAAGTCATGGTTATGCAATCCGGCTGTTGACCGGGAAAGCTCCATTTTACCCTGGGATACCACAAAAGAGATCGAGAAGTTGTCCCCGGTTCAAGCCTCGTGTGAGCTGCTCAGGCATATCAAAAATGCCTGGAACCATGAAATTGCGGCTGACGATCCCTCCCTTTGCCTTGAAAACCAGTCCATCTACCTGACGGTGCCCGCATCCTTTGACGCGGTGGCCAGGGAGCTGACCGTGAAGGCTGCGCACATGGCCGGTTTGAAAGATATTGTCCTGATTGAAGAACCCCAATCCGCATTTTATGCCTGGATTGACAAGGCCGGTGACACCTGGAGGGACCAGGTTGAAAAAGGAGACCTGGTTCTGGTTTGTGATATCGGCGGCGGTACCAGCGATTTCAGTCTTATTGAGGTCAATGAGGATGATGACGGCCTTTTAAATCTTGAACGGGTGGCTGTGGGCAATCATCTGCTTGTGGGGGGAGATAATCTTGATTTAACGCTGTCTTACTTTCTTGCGGCAAAGCTTCGGGAAAAAAATCAGAAACTGGATGCCTGGCAGATGCGCGGGCTTGTCCACTCCTGCAGAAAGGCAAAGGAGCAACTGTTTTCATCCCAGGGCCCCGATGAGTATCCCGTAACGGTTTTGGGACGGGGATCCGGCCTGATCAAAGGCACCATCAAGGTAAGTCTGAAGCTTGAAGACATTCAGCAGGTTGTGCTGGATGGTTTTTTCCCGGCATGCAGCCTGGATGACCGGCCTGCCGGCAGCAGTGCCGCAGGAATGAAGGAGTTTGGCCTTTCCTATGAAGCCGATCCCGGCATCACGCGGCATCTGGCCCGGTTTATATCTTCCCATAAAGATGACCAGGGAAATCCCAGACTGCCGACAGCAGTCATCTTCAACGGCGGTGTGATGAAGTCCGTTTTGATCAGGGAGCGGGTGTTAAGTGTATTAAAACAGTGGCACGCCTCCTTTGGCAGCGGAGAAATACGGGAGATTGATGCGGTTGATTTTGATCTTTCCGTGGCCTGGGGTGCTTCCTATTATGGCCAGGCCGCCCGTGGTGACGGCATTAAAATACGGGGCGGTCTGGGCATGTCCTACTATATGGCCATTGAAGCGGCCATGCCTGCCATTCCCGGGCTTCCCATGCCCACCAGAGCCCTTTGCATTGCTCCCTTCGGCATGGAGGAGGGCACCCAGGCAGAAAGCAAGGACCGCCTGTTCAGCCTGGTGGTGGGGGAGAAAGTCACCTTTGATATCATGAGTTCCCCCGATCGCCAGGATGATCCGCTGGGAGCCGTCATAGATAACTGGGAGGATATGGGCATCACGGAGTTGACCACCATTGAGACTGAATTGGATGGCACAGGAACGGATCAGGGGTATATACCTGTGACATTTGAGGTCAAGGTGACCGAGATTGGAACCCTTGAATTCTGGGCATGCTCACGGGATGATGACCGCAAATGGCGTTTGGAACTCAATGTCAGACCCAAGTCCGATGGCGAGTAG
- a CDS encoding DUF2760 domain-containing protein — MSAAKAYARKSFLVIVLFMLVISGVVNAGIYFGIKKTATLFASGSDVIMTVPVVNETITIHNLGDLAHFLDRVNIQYLAGIVAAVDLVFLVLSLILWAVLKSSASSLVTDAGSMSAGKKDRESGDGAKKKDHADKRLEQERQQRLFLHFISVLQREGRLLDFFAEDLSLYEDDQIGAAVRSIQEDCKKSVDKYLALAPVIDKQEGDVVEVDLGFDPDAIRLTGNVSGEPPFKGVLRHRGWKAAKKEVPKLSDVQDTSIIAPADVEVE; from the coding sequence GTGAGCGCTGCAAAGGCATATGCGAGAAAGTCATTTTTGGTTATTGTTTTGTTTATGCTGGTCATTTCTGGGGTGGTCAATGCCGGAATCTATTTCGGCATAAAGAAAACGGCTACCCTGTTTGCATCAGGATCTGATGTCATAATGACTGTTCCAGTGGTTAATGAGACCATTACAATTCACAACCTTGGGGATCTGGCTCATTTTCTGGACCGGGTGAACATCCAATATCTGGCCGGTATTGTTGCGGCTGTTGACCTTGTTTTTTTAGTTTTAAGTCTTATTCTCTGGGCTGTTTTGAAATCAAGTGCCTCTTCATTGGTCACAGACGCCGGCTCCATGTCTGCCGGAAAAAAAGACCGGGAAAGCGGTGACGGTGCAAAGAAAAAAGACCATGCAGATAAACGATTGGAACAGGAACGGCAACAAAGGCTTTTTCTGCATTTTATATCCGTATTGCAACGGGAAGGACGGTTGCTGGATTTCTTTGCCGAAGATCTGTCGCTTTATGAAGATGACCAGATTGGTGCTGCAGTCAGAAGCATACAGGAAGACTGCAAAAAAAGTGTGGACAAGTATCTGGCCTTGGCACCGGTCATTGATAAGCAAGAGGGTGATGTCGTTGAAGTTGATTTGGGTTTTGATCCCGATGCCATAAGATTAACGGGTAATGTCTCCGGCGAGCCGCCTTTTAAAGGGGTGTTGAGACATCGGGGATGGAAGGCTGCAAAAAAAGAGGTGCCCAAACTGTCAGATGTGCAGGATACCTCCATCATTGCGCCGGCGGATGTCGAAGTTGAATAG
- a CDS encoding phosphoethanolamine--lipid A transferase translates to MKVSQTKLILFTAFFFVFFDNLAFFSHVIEVYPVSPKNIGFLISLAVGLTSVIVLLLSLVSSRYTTKPVFILLLLISSLASYFMNNYNVIIDHIMIQNLVQTDINEVNDLITLKLIGYFFLLGVLPSIIICRVKIQPVSWKQLIVTKLASIGISILIVFAMVLFFSKFYTSFFREHKPLRYYTNPTYYIYSFGKYLNKTFNNAAVVIQPMGADAHGPAEDLERRLVILVVGEAVRADRLSLNGYSRETTPLLEKEDVVSFSQVHSCGTSTSYSVPCMFSVFPRKQFSSRKGESTENLLDVLKHAGVHVLWRENNSDSKGVALRVKYQDYRRPDNNPVCDVECRDVGMLAGLQQYVDTRPKGNIIIVLHQMGNHGPAYYKRYPAEYERFTPVCRTNQFDECTKEEINNAYDNAVLYTDYFLSQVIAFLKNNTDRFEAAMVYMSDHGESLGEHGVYLHGLPFAMAPDEQTHIGAMIWLDDRFKIDKKALRNKSEFPFSHDNLFHTILGLLRVQTSLYDKNMDIISG, encoded by the coding sequence ATGAAAGTCAGCCAGACAAAACTCATTCTGTTCACTGCATTTTTTTTTGTTTTTTTTGATAACCTCGCATTTTTTTCGCATGTCATTGAGGTCTACCCGGTTTCCCCAAAAAATATCGGCTTTCTGATTTCCCTGGCAGTGGGACTCACCAGCGTCATCGTGTTGTTACTGAGTTTAGTCAGTTCCAGGTATACAACAAAGCCTGTGTTTATTTTGCTGCTTCTGATATCATCACTGGCCAGCTACTTCATGAACAATTACAATGTGATTATCGACCACATTATGATTCAAAATCTGGTGCAAACCGATATCAATGAGGTTAACGATCTTATAACCCTTAAGCTGATAGGTTACTTCTTTTTGCTCGGAGTACTGCCTTCAATTATTATCTGCCGGGTCAAAATTCAACCGGTCTCCTGGAAACAGTTGATTGTAACAAAACTTGCGAGCATCGGCATCTCAATCCTGATCGTTTTTGCCATGGTGCTTTTTTTCAGCAAATTTTATACTTCTTTTTTCAGAGAACATAAGCCGTTGCGCTACTATACAAATCCGACCTATTATATTTACTCATTCGGCAAATACCTCAACAAAACCTTCAACAATGCGGCAGTCGTTATCCAGCCTATGGGCGCGGACGCCCATGGTCCTGCAGAAGACCTTGAACGCAGACTGGTCATCCTTGTGGTCGGTGAGGCGGTCCGCGCAGACAGACTGTCATTAAACGGATATTCCCGGGAGACGACACCCCTTCTTGAGAAAGAGGATGTTGTTTCTTTTTCACAGGTGCACTCATGCGGGACGTCCACGTCCTATTCGGTCCCCTGCATGTTCTCCGTTTTTCCCCGTAAACAATTCAGCAGCCGCAAAGGGGAATCCACCGAAAACCTTCTTGATGTGTTAAAACATGCAGGAGTTCATGTGTTATGGCGTGAGAATAATTCGGATTCAAAGGGGGTGGCCCTCAGGGTGAAATACCAGGATTACCGTCGACCCGACAACAATCCGGTCTGTGACGTTGAGTGCCGGGATGTGGGTATGCTGGCCGGCCTGCAGCAGTACGTAGACACCCGTCCCAAAGGCAATATCATTATCGTCCTGCACCAGATGGGCAACCATGGTCCAGCTTACTATAAAAGGTATCCGGCCGAGTATGAACGGTTTACCCCGGTATGCCGGACCAACCAGTTTGACGAGTGTACAAAAGAAGAGATCAATAATGCCTACGACAATGCTGTCTTGTACACCGATTATTTTTTAAGCCAGGTTATCGCGTTTCTGAAAAACAACACCGACAGATTTGAGGCCGCCATGGTGTATATGAGTGACCATGGTGAATCCCTGGGCGAGCATGGGGTCTATCTGCACGGACTGCCCTTTGCCATGGCGCCTGATGAGCAGACACATATCGGGGCAATGATCTGGCTTGATGACAGGTTCAAAATAGACAAGAAGGCATTGCGGAACAAATCGGAATTTCCTTTTTCCCATGACAATCTTTTTCATACAATTCTGGGATTACTGAGAGTTCAAACATCGTTATACGATAAGAATATGGATATTATTTCAGGATAA
- a CDS encoding MFS transporter, with the protein MILKQRNNKESIFFQITAYRRLPVSIWRLGFVSMFMDISSELVHSLLPIFMATVLGSSMVTIGIIEGFAEGIAAFTKLFSGAASDYCGKRKFLAVVGYSLSAITKPIFPLATTIGWVFGARFVDRIGKGIRGAPRDAMVGDIAPAELRGAAYGLRQSLDSVGAFIGPLLAVIFMILFANDIRNVLWVSILPAFMAVLLLIFGVREPDPPQYDIEFKKRVTLANVRHLPKRYWIVVAIGALFTLSRFSEAFLILRAQDVGLAIGYVPLIMIVVNIVYSLFAYPAGAAADRLPARILLVSGLGVLVVADVLLAMAQSPWLTFVGAGFWGLHMALTQGLLSKLVADTAPTQCRGTAFGMFNLITGGALLLASVIAGSLWSAFGAPATFMTGAAFAMISAMGLLFYR; encoded by the coding sequence ATGATTTTAAAACAACGAAACAATAAAGAGTCAATATTTTTTCAAATAACTGCCTATCGCCGGTTGCCTGTAAGTATTTGGAGGCTTGGATTTGTCTCTATGTTTATGGACATCTCGTCCGAACTGGTTCACAGTCTTTTACCCATATTCATGGCTACGGTGTTGGGTTCATCCATGGTTACAATTGGTATCATCGAAGGTTTTGCAGAGGGAATTGCTGCGTTCACGAAATTATTCTCCGGAGCGGCCAGTGATTACTGTGGCAAGCGCAAATTTCTTGCTGTGGTCGGATACTCACTGTCAGCCATTACCAAGCCTATATTTCCGTTAGCAACAACAATTGGATGGGTGTTCGGCGCACGATTTGTCGACCGCATTGGAAAAGGCATTCGTGGTGCGCCACGTGACGCTATGGTTGGTGATATTGCACCGGCGGAGCTTCGGGGTGCTGCGTACGGGTTGCGTCAATCACTCGATTCGGTCGGGGCATTTATCGGACCGCTTCTGGCTGTCATATTCATGATTCTTTTTGCCAATGACATCAGAAACGTTTTGTGGGTATCGATCTTGCCGGCGTTTATGGCTGTGCTTCTGCTGATCTTCGGGGTGCGCGAACCAGATCCTCCCCAATATGACATTGAATTCAAAAAACGTGTGACATTGGCAAATGTCAGACACCTGCCTAAACGATACTGGATTGTTGTTGCCATAGGCGCACTTTTCACCCTATCCCGATTCAGCGAGGCGTTTCTGATTCTTCGTGCCCAGGATGTCGGACTTGCCATCGGTTATGTTCCCTTAATCATGATTGTTGTGAATATTGTTTATTCCTTATTTGCATATCCGGCAGGGGCCGCAGCAGATCGGCTTCCAGCAAGAATTCTTCTGGTTTCAGGACTTGGGGTGCTTGTCGTTGCTGATGTCTTGCTGGCGATGGCTCAGTCACCCTGGCTTACATTTGTTGGGGCGGGTTTCTGGGGCCTGCACATGGCACTCACCCAAGGGTTGTTATCAAAACTTGTTGCCGACACAGCACCCACACAATGCCGGGGCACGGCATTCGGGATGTTTAATCTGATAACTGGCGGAGCACTCCTTCTTGCCAGCGTCATTGCCGGATCATTATGGAGTGCATTCGGCGCCCCGGCGACTTTTATGACCGGAGCCGCCTTCGCGATGATTTCGGCAATGGGATTGCTTTTTTACCGTTAA
- the pspF gene encoding phage shock protein operon transcriptional activator, translating to MSEALGQSEAFLNFQEQISRVAPIDRPVLILGERGTGKELASARLHFLSRRWQKPLVTLNCKALTATLIESELFGYEKGAFTGAGTRRIGRFEQADGGTLFLDEIGNIPMEVQEKILRVVEYGRFERVGAVQPVHTDVRIVGAANVDLAQMARLGLFKQDLLDRLCFEVIYVPPLRVRKGDVMLLANHFAGRMAFELEFDQVPEFGKKAVQDLESYAWPGNIRELKNVVERAVYKTNGSVITRIDFSPFASPFDPLPGPGTSLIEPAEHRTVLAPADVTSTQNTEKVLASHEDTVLPTEELAGLPLKEAVLVLERFRLSQALITARFNQKQAAASLGISYDQFRGLKKKHGM from the coding sequence ATGTCCGAGGCCCTGGGGCAGTCCGAAGCGTTTTTGAATTTTCAGGAGCAGATTTCCCGGGTGGCGCCCATAGACCGGCCCGTATTGATTTTAGGGGAGCGCGGCACGGGCAAGGAGCTGGCCTCGGCTCGGCTCCATTTTTTATCCCGGCGCTGGCAAAAGCCTTTGGTTACGCTGAACTGCAAGGCCTTAACCGCCACCCTGATCGAATCCGAGCTTTTCGGATATGAAAAAGGTGCGTTTACCGGGGCCGGTACCCGCCGGATCGGGCGGTTTGAACAGGCTGACGGAGGCACTTTGTTTCTGGACGAAATCGGAAATATTCCCATGGAGGTCCAGGAAAAGATTCTCCGGGTGGTGGAGTACGGCCGTTTTGAAAGGGTGGGCGCGGTTCAGCCTGTTCATACCGATGTGCGCATCGTGGGGGCGGCCAATGTGGATCTGGCCCAAATGGCCCGTCTCGGCCTTTTTAAGCAGGATCTTTTAGACCGTCTCTGTTTCGAGGTGATTTATGTTCCTCCGTTGCGGGTGCGCAAAGGAGATGTGATGCTGCTGGCCAATCACTTTGCCGGACGCATGGCATTTGAACTGGAATTTGATCAGGTGCCCGAATTTGGGAAAAAAGCGGTCCAGGACCTTGAATCATATGCCTGGCCCGGCAATATCCGGGAATTGAAAAATGTGGTGGAACGTGCTGTGTATAAAACTAACGGGTCAGTCATTACCCGGATTGATTTCTCACCGTTTGCATCCCCCTTCGACCCCTTGCCCGGGCCGGGAACGTCATTGATCGAACCGGCTGAACACCGGACAGTCCTCGCCCCTGCAGATGTCACCTCAACTCAAAATACAGAAAAGGTATTGGCATCCCATGAAGATACGGTCCTGCCCACGGAGGAACTGGCCGGTCTGCCCCTGAAAGAGGCGGTGCTTGTCCTGGAACGATTCCGCTTATCCCAAGCGCTGATCACAGCCCGGTTTAACCAGAAACAGGCCGCAGCAAGCTTAGGGATATCCTATGACCAGTTCCGGGGGCTGAAAAAAAAGCATGGGATGTGA
- the pspA gene encoding phage shock protein PspA, producing the protein MGIFTRFRDIVSSNINAMLDKAEDPEKMIKLMIREMEDTLIELKSSCAGTIANHKKVERLRQEVREKDAFWSEKAELAVSKGRDDLARQALMEKRRFSQRLEVVETELVDLSSMVDQYRNDITELENKLKSAREKQRMLVQRHIRAQHKKRARQEIRRADSSEIIKKFEEMENHIERMEAEADLVDFGRRSSLETAFDDLAADEEIEKELNALKSSQSGTISDTKLQD; encoded by the coding sequence ATGGGTATTTTTACACGATTCAGAGACATTGTATCTTCAAACATCAACGCCATGCTGGACAAGGCCGAAGATCCTGAAAAAATGATCAAGCTCATGATCCGGGAAATGGAAGACACCCTGATTGAACTTAAATCATCCTGTGCCGGTACCATTGCCAATCATAAAAAAGTGGAACGTTTAAGACAGGAAGTCAGGGAGAAAGATGCTTTCTGGAGCGAAAAAGCAGAACTTGCCGTGAGCAAAGGCCGTGACGACCTGGCCCGCCAGGCCCTGATGGAAAAACGCAGATTCAGCCAGCGCCTGGAAGTGGTGGAAACAGAACTTGTTGATCTTTCATCCATGGTGGACCAGTATAGAAACGATATCACGGAACTTGAAAACAAGCTGAAATCCGCCCGGGAAAAACAACGGATGCTGGTCCAGCGGCATATCCGGGCCCAGCATAAAAAACGGGCCAGACAGGAGATCCGCAGGGCCGACTCGTCCGAAATAATAAAAAAATTCGAAGAGATGGAAAATCATATTGAGCGCATGGAGGCCGAAGCGGACCTGGTGGACTTCGGCAGACGGTCCAGCCTTGAAACCGCCTTTGATGACCTGGCCGCAGACGAGGAAATAGAAAAGGAACTTAATGCATTGAAATCCTCCCAATCCGGAACAATTAGTGATACAAAGCTTCAGGATTAA
- a CDS encoding phage-shock protein produces MSCIFIAMVTVGGAIIGLIILGMIIIGSIRTARSGGLSDHDKDARTEEARMIQDIYNALPRMEERIEALETILSERGHKS; encoded by the coding sequence ATGAGCTGCATATTCATTGCAATGGTAACTGTCGGCGGGGCAATAATCGGACTGATCATTCTGGGAATGATCATCATCGGCAGCATCCGGACTGCCCGGAGCGGCGGGCTTTCAGATCATGATAAGGATGCCCGAACCGAAGAAGCAAGAATGATCCAGGACATATACAATGCCCTGCCCAGAATGGAGGAACGGATTGAAGCCCTTGAAACCATCCTCAGTGAACGCGGACACAAAAGCTGA
- the pspC gene encoding envelope stress response membrane protein PspC: MRYHKNRYHHANAGMRGRTGHGGFRQKVEHLTAAQGFYRSRRGIILGVCRGLAEHFNFSVFWTRFLILVLFLFTGFWPVGVLYIVAGLLLNPEPVITLGNEHNGESYQSYAQSKSSAIQRIKKQFDNIDRRIQRMEDTVTSKEFDF, encoded by the coding sequence ATGAGATACCATAAAAATCGTTACCACCATGCCAACGCCGGCATGAGGGGGCGGACAGGGCACGGCGGATTCCGCCAGAAAGTGGAGCACCTGACCGCAGCCCAGGGCTTTTACCGATCCAGACGGGGCATTATCCTGGGCGTTTGCCGGGGCTTGGCAGAGCATTTCAACTTCTCGGTATTCTGGACCCGTTTCCTTATACTTGTTCTGTTTTTATTCACCGGATTCTGGCCGGTGGGCGTTCTATATATAGTTGCAGGACTTCTGCTTAACCCCGAGCCTGTCATCACACTGGGAAATGAGCATAACGGAGAATCTTATCAGTCCTATGCCCAGTCAAAATCCTCGGCTATCCAGCGAATAAAAAAACAATTTGATAATATCGACCGAAGAATTCAGCGCATGGAAGACACGGTCACGTCGAAAGAGTTTGATTTTTGA
- a CDS encoding LysE family transporter, whose translation MEKYLFMGMVLGLSAGLSPGPLLALVISETIRLGMGAGIRVAMAPLISDLPVLIISFLVVSSLSGSDPLLGIISFAGAVLILKMGISSIRTAGQMPQSPGQASASLMKGVLVNILSPHPYLFWITVGAPLASKAWQIHPGGAMGFVAGFYLMLVGSKLALAFVVARTRSFLTGVAYVWTMRGLGGVLCCFAWGLAREGAKLWGLM comes from the coding sequence ATGGAAAAATATTTGTTCATGGGGATGGTGTTGGGTTTATCCGCCGGTTTGTCTCCAGGCCCTTTACTGGCCCTTGTGATCAGTGAAACCATCCGCCTGGGCATGGGGGCCGGTATCCGTGTGGCCATGGCACCGCTGATCTCGGATCTGCCTGTGCTCATTATCTCTTTTCTTGTGGTATCCTCTTTGTCCGGATCCGACCCCCTGCTGGGGATTATATCCTTTGCCGGTGCCGTTCTTATTTTGAAAATGGGTATTTCAAGCATCCGGACTGCCGGACAGATGCCGCAATCCCCGGGGCAAGCGTCTGCGTCCCTTATGAAAGGGGTTCTGGTGAATATTTTAAGCCCCCACCCCTACCTGTTCTGGATCACCGTTGGTGCGCCCCTGGCATCCAAGGCCTGGCAGATTCATCCCGGGGGTGCCATGGGGTTTGTGGCCGGCTTCTATCTTATGCTTGTGGGGTCTAAACTGGCCCTGGCCTTTGTGGTGGCCAGGACCCGCAGTTTTTTGACCGGTGTTGCCTATGTCTGGACCATGAGGGGACTGGGGGGTGTTTTGTGCTGTTTTGCCTGGGGGCTTGCCCGGGAGGGGGCAAAGCTCTGGGGGCTGATGTGA